One Gadus morhua chromosome 1, gadMor3.0, whole genome shotgun sequence DNA segment encodes these proteins:
- the rer1 gene encoding protein RER1 isoform X1, which translates to MSEGDSVGESIHGRPSTIAAFFTRLGQIYQSWLDKSTPFYIGRWAGTLILTAVYMIRVYILQGWYIVTYALGIYHLNLFIAFLSPKVDPSMLDEDEGPSLPTKQNEEFRPFIRRLPEFKFWHSATKGIVIAMICTFFEAFNVPVFWPILVMYFIMLFCITMKRQIKHMIKYRYLPFTHGKRTYKGKEQDTAKPFAS; encoded by the exons ATGTCAGAAGGGGACAGTGTTGGGGAATCAATCCATGGGAGGCCGTCCACAATCGCTGCCTTTTTCACCCGTCTAGGACAG ATCTACCAGTCATGGCTAGACAAGTCCACTCCTTTCTACATAGGGCGATGGGCAGGGACTCTCATCCTGACGGCTGTCTACATGATCAGAGTGTACATATTGCAG GGTTGGTATATAGTAACATACGCTTTGGGTATATACCATCTAAACCTGTTCATCGCCTTTCTATCACCGAAGGTGGATCCTTCTATGCTTGACGAAG ATGAAGGACCATCCCTTCCCACCAAGCAGAACGAGGAGTTCCGCCCGTTCATCAGGAGGTTGCCCGAATTCAAATTCTG GCATTCGGCGACAAAAGGCATCGTCATAGCCATGATTTGCACATTCTTTGAAGCCTTCAACGTGCCAGTGTTCTGGCCCATTCTTGTAATGTACTTCATCATGCTCTTCTGCATCACCATGAAGAGGCAGATCAAG CATATGATCAAGTACAGATACCTACCGTTCACACATGGGAAGAGGACTTACAAAGGCAAGGAACAGGACACAGCGAAACCTTTTGCTAGCTAA
- the rer1 gene encoding protein RER1 isoform X2 has protein sequence MSEGDSVGESIHGRPSTIAAFFTRLGQIYQSWLDKSTPFYIGRWAGTLILTAVYMIRVYILQGWYIVTYALGIYHLNLFIAFLSPKVDPSMLDEDEGPSLPTKQNEEFRPFIRRLPEFKFWHSATKGIVIAMICTFFEAFNVPVFWPILVMYFIMLFCITMKRQIKHMIKYRYLPFTHGKRTYKEET, from the exons ATGTCAGAAGGGGACAGTGTTGGGGAATCAATCCATGGGAGGCCGTCCACAATCGCTGCCTTTTTCACCCGTCTAGGACAG ATCTACCAGTCATGGCTAGACAAGTCCACTCCTTTCTACATAGGGCGATGGGCAGGGACTCTCATCCTGACGGCTGTCTACATGATCAGAGTGTACATATTGCAG GGTTGGTATATAGTAACATACGCTTTGGGTATATACCATCTAAACCTGTTCATCGCCTTTCTATCACCGAAGGTGGATCCTTCTATGCTTGACGAAG ATGAAGGACCATCCCTTCCCACCAAGCAGAACGAGGAGTTCCGCCCGTTCATCAGGAGGTTGCCCGAATTCAAATTCTG GCATTCGGCGACAAAAGGCATCGTCATAGCCATGATTTGCACATTCTTTGAAGCCTTCAACGTGCCAGTGTTCTGGCCCATTCTTGTAATGTACTTCATCATGCTCTTCTGCATCACCATGAAGAGGCAGATCAAG CATATGATCAAGTACAGATACCTACCGTTCACACATGGGAAGAGGACTTACAAAG AGGAAACATAA
- the tp73 gene encoding tumor protein p73 isoform X3, with the protein MLCVGEHSQRCGTSQYNLLSSSMESLGSRAASTSPYGSENASSSSAVPTAPSPYSQPNSTFEGLSPAPAIPSNTDYPGPHAFQVSFQQSSTAKSATWTYSPLLKKLYCQIAKTCPIQIKLSSPPPHCSVIRAMPVYKKAEHVTEVVKRCPNHELGRDFNDGQVAPASHLIRVEGNNLCQYVDDPATGRQSTFVPYEGPQVGTEFTTILYNFMCNSSCVGGMNRRPILIIITLETRDGQVLGRRSFEGRICACPGRDRKADEDHFREQQALNDSVAKNGNANKRNFKQTPQNLPSQNVNMKKRRNGEEEIYYIPVRGRENFELLMRIKDSLELVELVPQPLVDSYRQQTQQQLLQRPSHISSPASYSPLSNMNKLHTHGGGLSKPPSVNQMVGQQHQHNHQASNSMGHMGPSMHGGHHMQTNGDMNGGHGSQPIVSTSHCSPPPPYNPDPSLVSFLTSLGCHNCIDYFTSQGLQSLYHLQTLTMEDLVSLKIPEQFRLAIWRGLQDMKQQGGPLPPPPPMPLPSNHHQDYHHHHHHHGQQLLRSSSNMAATAMATMGPAGGGGGGGGGGGGGGGGGGGELQRQRVMEAVHFRVRHTITIPNRPGMGGGQGMGAVAGADEWPDFGFDMPDCKVSRNKHSIKEEFMDSDVR; encoded by the exons ATGCTCTGTGTCGGGGAGCACTCTCAGCGGTGTGGCACG TCCCAGTACAACCTCCTGAGCAGCAGCATGGAGAGCCTGGGCAGCCGCGCCGCCTCGACCAGCCCCTACGGCTCGGAGAACGCCTCGTCGTCCTCCGCCGTGCCCACCGCGCCCTCGCCCTACTCCCAGCCCAACTCCACCTTCGAGGGGCTGTCGCCCGCGCCCGCCATCCCctccaacacagactacccgggCCCGCACGCCTTCCAGGTGTCCTTCCAGCAGTCCAGCACTGCCAAGTCCGCCACGTGGACC TACTCCCCGCTGCTGAAGAAGCTGTACTGTCAGATCGCCAAGACGTGCCCCATCCAGATCAAGCTGTCCTCGCCGCCGCCCCACTGCAGTGTCATCCGCGCCATGCCCGTCTACAAGAAGGCGGAGCACGTCACCGAGGTGGTCAAACGCTGCCCCAACCACGAGCTAGGCCGTGACTTCAATGACG GTCAAGTGGCTCCAGCCAGCCACCTCATACGTGTGGAGGGGAACAACCTGTGCCAGTACGTGGACGACCCGGCCACCGGGAGGCAGAGCACGTTCGTACCGTACGAGGGGCCGCAG GTGGGAACGGAGTTCACCACCATCTTGTACAACTTCATGTGCAACAGCAGCTGTGTGGGGGGCATGAACCGACGgcccatcctcatcatcatcaccctggAGACGCGAGA CGGTCAGGTTCTGGGCCGGAGGTCGTTTGAAGGGCGGATATGTGCGTGTCCGGGCCGCGACCGCAAGGCGGACGAAGACCACTTCAGGGAGCAACAGGCGCTGAACGACAGCGTGGCCAAGAACGGAAACGCCAACAAACGCA ACTTCAAACAGACCCCACAAAACCTCCCCAGCCAGAACGTAAACATGAAGAAGAGGCGgaacggagaggaggagatctACTATATTCCT gtgcgggGCCGGGAGAACTTTGAGCTCCTGATGAGGATCAAGGACAGCCTGGAGCTGGTGGAGCTGGTCCCCCAGCCGCTCGTCGACTCCTACCGACAGCAgacccagcagcagctgctgcagcgGCC gagTCACATCTCGTCCCCGGCCTCCTACTCCCCTCTGTCCAACATGAACAAGCTCCACACACACGGCGGCGGCCTGAGCAAGCCGCCCTCGGTCAACCAGATGGTgggccagcagcaccagcacaaCCACCAGGCCTCTAACAGCATGGGCCACATGG gcCCCTCGATGCACGGGGGCCACCACATGCAGACCAACGGGGACATGAACGGGGGCCACGGCAGTCAGCCAATCGTATCAACCTCTCACTgcagcccgccccctccataTAACCCTGACCCCAGCCTCGTCAG CTTTCTAACAAGCCTGGGCTGCCACAACTGCATCGACTACTTCACCTCCCAGGGCCTCCAGAGCCTCTACCACCTCCAGACCCTCACCATGGAG GACCTGGTTTCCCTGAAGATCCCCGAGCAGTTCCGCCTGGCTATCTGGCGGGGGCTGCAGGACATGAAGCAGCAGGGGGGGCccctcccgccgccgccgccgatgCCCCTGCCGTCCAACCATCACCAagactaccaccaccaccaccaccaccacggccagCAGCTGCTGCGCTCCAGCAGCAACATGGCCGCCACCGCCATGGCCACCATGGGGCcggcgggcgggggcgggggcgggggcggcggcggtggcggcggcggcggcggtggcggcggggagCTCCAGCGGCAGCGCGTGATGGAGGCCGTGCACTTCCGCGTGCGCCACACCATCACCATCCCCAACCGGCCCGGCATGGGGGGTGGCCAGGGGATGGGGGCGGTGGCCGGGGCGGACGAGTGGCCCGACTTCGGCTTCGACATGCCGGACTGCAAGGTGTCCCGTAACAAGCACTCCATCAAAGAGGAGTTCATGGACAGTGACGTTCGCtaa
- the tp73 gene encoding tumor protein p73 isoform X1, with the protein MKDRRWFPLQRVIYPSLDIPSLKMSQVTASEEGGTFEHLWSSLEPDTTYYEMPPGGQSGERPVPSTSTPGGHRGATEVCMDVYHMRDLEDGVMSQYNLLSSSMESLGSRAASTSPYGSENASSSSAVPTAPSPYSQPNSTFEGLSPAPAIPSNTDYPGPHAFQVSFQQSSTAKSATWTYSPLLKKLYCQIAKTCPIQIKLSSPPPHCSVIRAMPVYKKAEHVTEVVKRCPNHELGRDFNDGQVAPASHLIRVEGNNLCQYVDDPATGRQSTFVPYEGPQVGTEFTTILYNFMCNSSCVGGMNRRPILIIITLETRDGQVLGRRSFEGRICACPGRDRKADEDHFREQQALNDSVAKNGNANKRNFKQTPQNLPSQNVNMKKRRNGEEEIYYIPVRGRENFELLMRIKDSLELVELVPQPLVDSYRQQTQQQLLQRPSHISSPASYSPLSNMNKLHTHGGGLSKPPSVNQMVGQQHQHNHQASNSMGHMGPSMHGGHHMQTNGDMNGGHGSQPIVSTSHCSPPPPYNPDPSLVSFLTSLGCHNCIDYFTSQGLQSLYHLQTLTMEDLVSLKIPEQFRLAIWRGLQDMKQQGGPLPPPPPMPLPSNHHQDYHHHHHHHGQQLLRSSSNMAATAMATMGPAGGGGGGGGGGGGGGGGGGGELQRQRVMEAVHFRVRHTITIPNRPGMGGGQGMGAVAGADEWPDFGFDMPDCKVSRNKHSIKEEFMDSDVR; encoded by the exons GGAGCCTGACACCACCTACTATGAGATGCCCCCGGGGGGCCAGTCGGGGGAGCGGCCGGTGCCCTCCACCAGCACCCCGGGGGGGCACCGGGGGGCCACCGAGGTCTGCATGGACGTCTACCACATGAGGGACCTGGAGGACGGCGTCATG TCCCAGTACAACCTCCTGAGCAGCAGCATGGAGAGCCTGGGCAGCCGCGCCGCCTCGACCAGCCCCTACGGCTCGGAGAACGCCTCGTCGTCCTCCGCCGTGCCCACCGCGCCCTCGCCCTACTCCCAGCCCAACTCCACCTTCGAGGGGCTGTCGCCCGCGCCCGCCATCCCctccaacacagactacccgggCCCGCACGCCTTCCAGGTGTCCTTCCAGCAGTCCAGCACTGCCAAGTCCGCCACGTGGACC TACTCCCCGCTGCTGAAGAAGCTGTACTGTCAGATCGCCAAGACGTGCCCCATCCAGATCAAGCTGTCCTCGCCGCCGCCCCACTGCAGTGTCATCCGCGCCATGCCCGTCTACAAGAAGGCGGAGCACGTCACCGAGGTGGTCAAACGCTGCCCCAACCACGAGCTAGGCCGTGACTTCAATGACG GTCAAGTGGCTCCAGCCAGCCACCTCATACGTGTGGAGGGGAACAACCTGTGCCAGTACGTGGACGACCCGGCCACCGGGAGGCAGAGCACGTTCGTACCGTACGAGGGGCCGCAG GTGGGAACGGAGTTCACCACCATCTTGTACAACTTCATGTGCAACAGCAGCTGTGTGGGGGGCATGAACCGACGgcccatcctcatcatcatcaccctggAGACGCGAGA CGGTCAGGTTCTGGGCCGGAGGTCGTTTGAAGGGCGGATATGTGCGTGTCCGGGCCGCGACCGCAAGGCGGACGAAGACCACTTCAGGGAGCAACAGGCGCTGAACGACAGCGTGGCCAAGAACGGAAACGCCAACAAACGCA ACTTCAAACAGACCCCACAAAACCTCCCCAGCCAGAACGTAAACATGAAGAAGAGGCGgaacggagaggaggagatctACTATATTCCT gtgcgggGCCGGGAGAACTTTGAGCTCCTGATGAGGATCAAGGACAGCCTGGAGCTGGTGGAGCTGGTCCCCCAGCCGCTCGTCGACTCCTACCGACAGCAgacccagcagcagctgctgcagcgGCC gagTCACATCTCGTCCCCGGCCTCCTACTCCCCTCTGTCCAACATGAACAAGCTCCACACACACGGCGGCGGCCTGAGCAAGCCGCCCTCGGTCAACCAGATGGTgggccagcagcaccagcacaaCCACCAGGCCTCTAACAGCATGGGCCACATGG gcCCCTCGATGCACGGGGGCCACCACATGCAGACCAACGGGGACATGAACGGGGGCCACGGCAGTCAGCCAATCGTATCAACCTCTCACTgcagcccgccccctccataTAACCCTGACCCCAGCCTCGTCAG CTTTCTAACAAGCCTGGGCTGCCACAACTGCATCGACTACTTCACCTCCCAGGGCCTCCAGAGCCTCTACCACCTCCAGACCCTCACCATGGAG GACCTGGTTTCCCTGAAGATCCCCGAGCAGTTCCGCCTGGCTATCTGGCGGGGGCTGCAGGACATGAAGCAGCAGGGGGGGCccctcccgccgccgccgccgatgCCCCTGCCGTCCAACCATCACCAagactaccaccaccaccaccaccaccacggccagCAGCTGCTGCGCTCCAGCAGCAACATGGCCGCCACCGCCATGGCCACCATGGGGCcggcgggcgggggcgggggcgggggcggcggcggtggcggcggcggcggcggtggcggcggggagCTCCAGCGGCAGCGCGTGATGGAGGCCGTGCACTTCCGCGTGCGCCACACCATCACCATCCCCAACCGGCCCGGCATGGGGGGTGGCCAGGGGATGGGGGCGGTGGCCGGGGCGGACGAGTGGCCCGACTTCGGCTTCGACATGCCGGACTGCAAGGTGTCCCGTAACAAGCACTCCATCAAAGAGGAGTTCATGGACAGTGACGTTCGCtaa
- the tp73 gene encoding tumor protein p73 isoform X4: MYYVKKKSQYNLLSSSMESLGSRAASTSPYGSENASSSSAVPTAPSPYSQPNSTFEGLSPAPAIPSNTDYPGPHAFQVSFQQSSTAKSATWTYSPLLKKLYCQIAKTCPIQIKLSSPPPHCSVIRAMPVYKKAEHVTEVVKRCPNHELGRDFNDGQVAPASHLIRVEGNNLCQYVDDPATGRQSTFVPYEGPQVGTEFTTILYNFMCNSSCVGGMNRRPILIIITLETRDGQVLGRRSFEGRICACPGRDRKADEDHFREQQALNDSVAKNGNANKRNFKQTPQNLPSQNVNMKKRRNGEEEIYYIPVRGRENFELLMRIKDSLELVELVPQPLVDSYRQQTQQQLLQRPSHISSPASYSPLSNMNKLHTHGGGLSKPPSVNQMVGQQHQHNHQASNSMGHMGPSMHGGHHMQTNGDMNGGHGSQPIVSTSHCSPPPPYNPDPSLVSFLTSLGCHNCIDYFTSQGLQSLYHLQTLTMEDLVSLKIPEQFRLAIWRGLQDMKQQGGPLPPPPPMPLPSNHHQDYHHHHHHHGQQLLRSSSNMAATAMATMGPAGGGGGGGGGGGGGGGGGGGELQRQRVMEAVHFRVRHTITIPNRPGMGGGQGMGAVAGADEWPDFGFDMPDCKVSRNKHSIKEEFMDSDVR; this comes from the exons ATGTACTACGTGAAGAAGAAG TCCCAGTACAACCTCCTGAGCAGCAGCATGGAGAGCCTGGGCAGCCGCGCCGCCTCGACCAGCCCCTACGGCTCGGAGAACGCCTCGTCGTCCTCCGCCGTGCCCACCGCGCCCTCGCCCTACTCCCAGCCCAACTCCACCTTCGAGGGGCTGTCGCCCGCGCCCGCCATCCCctccaacacagactacccgggCCCGCACGCCTTCCAGGTGTCCTTCCAGCAGTCCAGCACTGCCAAGTCCGCCACGTGGACC TACTCCCCGCTGCTGAAGAAGCTGTACTGTCAGATCGCCAAGACGTGCCCCATCCAGATCAAGCTGTCCTCGCCGCCGCCCCACTGCAGTGTCATCCGCGCCATGCCCGTCTACAAGAAGGCGGAGCACGTCACCGAGGTGGTCAAACGCTGCCCCAACCACGAGCTAGGCCGTGACTTCAATGACG GTCAAGTGGCTCCAGCCAGCCACCTCATACGTGTGGAGGGGAACAACCTGTGCCAGTACGTGGACGACCCGGCCACCGGGAGGCAGAGCACGTTCGTACCGTACGAGGGGCCGCAG GTGGGAACGGAGTTCACCACCATCTTGTACAACTTCATGTGCAACAGCAGCTGTGTGGGGGGCATGAACCGACGgcccatcctcatcatcatcaccctggAGACGCGAGA CGGTCAGGTTCTGGGCCGGAGGTCGTTTGAAGGGCGGATATGTGCGTGTCCGGGCCGCGACCGCAAGGCGGACGAAGACCACTTCAGGGAGCAACAGGCGCTGAACGACAGCGTGGCCAAGAACGGAAACGCCAACAAACGCA ACTTCAAACAGACCCCACAAAACCTCCCCAGCCAGAACGTAAACATGAAGAAGAGGCGgaacggagaggaggagatctACTATATTCCT gtgcgggGCCGGGAGAACTTTGAGCTCCTGATGAGGATCAAGGACAGCCTGGAGCTGGTGGAGCTGGTCCCCCAGCCGCTCGTCGACTCCTACCGACAGCAgacccagcagcagctgctgcagcgGCC gagTCACATCTCGTCCCCGGCCTCCTACTCCCCTCTGTCCAACATGAACAAGCTCCACACACACGGCGGCGGCCTGAGCAAGCCGCCCTCGGTCAACCAGATGGTgggccagcagcaccagcacaaCCACCAGGCCTCTAACAGCATGGGCCACATGG gcCCCTCGATGCACGGGGGCCACCACATGCAGACCAACGGGGACATGAACGGGGGCCACGGCAGTCAGCCAATCGTATCAACCTCTCACTgcagcccgccccctccataTAACCCTGACCCCAGCCTCGTCAG CTTTCTAACAAGCCTGGGCTGCCACAACTGCATCGACTACTTCACCTCCCAGGGCCTCCAGAGCCTCTACCACCTCCAGACCCTCACCATGGAG GACCTGGTTTCCCTGAAGATCCCCGAGCAGTTCCGCCTGGCTATCTGGCGGGGGCTGCAGGACATGAAGCAGCAGGGGGGGCccctcccgccgccgccgccgatgCCCCTGCCGTCCAACCATCACCAagactaccaccaccaccaccaccaccacggccagCAGCTGCTGCGCTCCAGCAGCAACATGGCCGCCACCGCCATGGCCACCATGGGGCcggcgggcgggggcgggggcgggggcggcggcggtggcggcggcggcggcggtggcggcggggagCTCCAGCGGCAGCGCGTGATGGAGGCCGTGCACTTCCGCGTGCGCCACACCATCACCATCCCCAACCGGCCCGGCATGGGGGGTGGCCAGGGGATGGGGGCGGTGGCCGGGGCGGACGAGTGGCCCGACTTCGGCTTCGACATGCCGGACTGCAAGGTGTCCCGTAACAAGCACTCCATCAAAGAGGAGTTCATGGACAGTGACGTTCGCtaa
- the tp73 gene encoding tumor protein p73 isoform X2, with product MSQVTASEEGGTFEHLWSSLEPDTTYYEMPPGGQSGERPVPSTSTPGGHRGATEVCMDVYHMRDLEDGVMSQYNLLSSSMESLGSRAASTSPYGSENASSSSAVPTAPSPYSQPNSTFEGLSPAPAIPSNTDYPGPHAFQVSFQQSSTAKSATWTYSPLLKKLYCQIAKTCPIQIKLSSPPPHCSVIRAMPVYKKAEHVTEVVKRCPNHELGRDFNDGQVAPASHLIRVEGNNLCQYVDDPATGRQSTFVPYEGPQVGTEFTTILYNFMCNSSCVGGMNRRPILIIITLETRDGQVLGRRSFEGRICACPGRDRKADEDHFREQQALNDSVAKNGNANKRNFKQTPQNLPSQNVNMKKRRNGEEEIYYIPVRGRENFELLMRIKDSLELVELVPQPLVDSYRQQTQQQLLQRPSHISSPASYSPLSNMNKLHTHGGGLSKPPSVNQMVGQQHQHNHQASNSMGHMGPSMHGGHHMQTNGDMNGGHGSQPIVSTSHCSPPPPYNPDPSLVSFLTSLGCHNCIDYFTSQGLQSLYHLQTLTMEDLVSLKIPEQFRLAIWRGLQDMKQQGGPLPPPPPMPLPSNHHQDYHHHHHHHGQQLLRSSSNMAATAMATMGPAGGGGGGGGGGGGGGGGGGGELQRQRVMEAVHFRVRHTITIPNRPGMGGGQGMGAVAGADEWPDFGFDMPDCKVSRNKHSIKEEFMDSDVR from the exons GGAGCCTGACACCACCTACTATGAGATGCCCCCGGGGGGCCAGTCGGGGGAGCGGCCGGTGCCCTCCACCAGCACCCCGGGGGGGCACCGGGGGGCCACCGAGGTCTGCATGGACGTCTACCACATGAGGGACCTGGAGGACGGCGTCATG TCCCAGTACAACCTCCTGAGCAGCAGCATGGAGAGCCTGGGCAGCCGCGCCGCCTCGACCAGCCCCTACGGCTCGGAGAACGCCTCGTCGTCCTCCGCCGTGCCCACCGCGCCCTCGCCCTACTCCCAGCCCAACTCCACCTTCGAGGGGCTGTCGCCCGCGCCCGCCATCCCctccaacacagactacccgggCCCGCACGCCTTCCAGGTGTCCTTCCAGCAGTCCAGCACTGCCAAGTCCGCCACGTGGACC TACTCCCCGCTGCTGAAGAAGCTGTACTGTCAGATCGCCAAGACGTGCCCCATCCAGATCAAGCTGTCCTCGCCGCCGCCCCACTGCAGTGTCATCCGCGCCATGCCCGTCTACAAGAAGGCGGAGCACGTCACCGAGGTGGTCAAACGCTGCCCCAACCACGAGCTAGGCCGTGACTTCAATGACG GTCAAGTGGCTCCAGCCAGCCACCTCATACGTGTGGAGGGGAACAACCTGTGCCAGTACGTGGACGACCCGGCCACCGGGAGGCAGAGCACGTTCGTACCGTACGAGGGGCCGCAG GTGGGAACGGAGTTCACCACCATCTTGTACAACTTCATGTGCAACAGCAGCTGTGTGGGGGGCATGAACCGACGgcccatcctcatcatcatcaccctggAGACGCGAGA CGGTCAGGTTCTGGGCCGGAGGTCGTTTGAAGGGCGGATATGTGCGTGTCCGGGCCGCGACCGCAAGGCGGACGAAGACCACTTCAGGGAGCAACAGGCGCTGAACGACAGCGTGGCCAAGAACGGAAACGCCAACAAACGCA ACTTCAAACAGACCCCACAAAACCTCCCCAGCCAGAACGTAAACATGAAGAAGAGGCGgaacggagaggaggagatctACTATATTCCT gtgcgggGCCGGGAGAACTTTGAGCTCCTGATGAGGATCAAGGACAGCCTGGAGCTGGTGGAGCTGGTCCCCCAGCCGCTCGTCGACTCCTACCGACAGCAgacccagcagcagctgctgcagcgGCC gagTCACATCTCGTCCCCGGCCTCCTACTCCCCTCTGTCCAACATGAACAAGCTCCACACACACGGCGGCGGCCTGAGCAAGCCGCCCTCGGTCAACCAGATGGTgggccagcagcaccagcacaaCCACCAGGCCTCTAACAGCATGGGCCACATGG gcCCCTCGATGCACGGGGGCCACCACATGCAGACCAACGGGGACATGAACGGGGGCCACGGCAGTCAGCCAATCGTATCAACCTCTCACTgcagcccgccccctccataTAACCCTGACCCCAGCCTCGTCAG CTTTCTAACAAGCCTGGGCTGCCACAACTGCATCGACTACTTCACCTCCCAGGGCCTCCAGAGCCTCTACCACCTCCAGACCCTCACCATGGAG GACCTGGTTTCCCTGAAGATCCCCGAGCAGTTCCGCCTGGCTATCTGGCGGGGGCTGCAGGACATGAAGCAGCAGGGGGGGCccctcccgccgccgccgccgatgCCCCTGCCGTCCAACCATCACCAagactaccaccaccaccaccaccaccacggccagCAGCTGCTGCGCTCCAGCAGCAACATGGCCGCCACCGCCATGGCCACCATGGGGCcggcgggcgggggcgggggcgggggcggcggcggtggcggcggcggcggcggtggcggcggggagCTCCAGCGGCAGCGCGTGATGGAGGCCGTGCACTTCCGCGTGCGCCACACCATCACCATCCCCAACCGGCCCGGCATGGGGGGTGGCCAGGGGATGGGGGCGGTGGCCGGGGCGGACGAGTGGCCCGACTTCGGCTTCGACATGCCGGACTGCAAGGTGTCCCGTAACAAGCACTCCATCAAAGAGGAGTTCATGGACAGTGACGTTCGCtaa